The Pogona vitticeps strain Pit_001003342236 chromosome 3, PviZW2.1, whole genome shotgun sequence genome includes a window with the following:
- the GGACT gene encoding gamma-glutamylaminecyclotransferase: protein MVHVFVYGTLKKGQPNYVRMINGAHGTARYLGRGFTVEKYPLVIAGKYNIPYLLNKPGTGHRVSGEIYSIDDQMLQFLDEFEGCPDMYQRTPVRIEVVEWEGKSSTPEGRPAVNSIMECYVYSTTTYQPEWINLPYYDSYDSFGKHGCQYVLRESRD, encoded by the coding sequence ATGGTCCATGTCTTTGTCTATGGCACCCTCAAGAAAGGCCAGCCAAACTACGTACGCATGATCAATGGTGCTCATGGAACAGCCAGATATCTGGGCAGGGGATTTACTGTGGAGAAATATCCCCTGGTGATTGCAGGAAAATACAACATTCCTTATTTACTGAACAAGCCAGGAACAGGGCACCGTGTCAGTGGAGAGATTTATTCCATCGATGACCAGATGTTGCAATTCCTTGATGAGTTTGAGGGTTGCCCAGACATGTATCAGCGTACTCCAGTGAGAATTGAAGTGGTGGAGTGGGAAGGTAAAAGTAGTACACCTGAGGGGAGACCAGCTGTTAACAGTATTATGGAATGCTACGTGTACAGCACCACTACTTATCAGCCTGAGTGGATAAATCTCCCTTACTATGACAGCTACGATTCCTTCGGGAAGCACGGGTGTCAATATGTGCTACGGGAAAGCAGAGATTAA